GAGACTGCTGAGTGTTTTCAgctttttctgttttaattttggATTCCCAGCAGTGTGTTGATTTTGTTCTAAATTAAAGAAAAACGTTTTTCAATGCTGCAAACGCAATTAAAAGAAACGGTATGTTCAAAGGCAACAAGGTGCTCTTACTTACATATGATCAAACATTGGGCGTGTTTTAAGTTAGGAAGAAAAACTGAATTTAATAAATGGATCCAGAAAATGTGCACTTTCCTGCTTCTCTTTTTAGACTTTCAAAATCATCCAGAAGCTGCAGCAAGCAGAGTTAGGCATGCTAATTCTCCATCACCAGCTCTCAGAAACCAGCAACTTGCGTAAACCAAACCAATTGATGTAAAATGCTCAAGTGGCCACAAACCACCACATCACATGACTTGAATTTCCGTCCTGAAATTGTGTGAGCGCTTTGAGTGGAGCTCGATCGAGTTTTGTTCCACTCCATGGGACGTTACCTAACAGCAATGAGACTGATTGACCTGAAACTAAAATCATGACTTTACAAAGTGTCCTTCAAATTAATGGGAACGCGAATTACATGGCAGCGAAGTCTTCGCCATCCGGCTACGATTCCTATTCTGAGATCTCCAACCGGAGCTTCACTGATGAAACTGATAACAAGCGTCTTCAGATGGTCGCTAGTACCCTGGGGACCCTGCCCCGGGGGCGCAGACAGGTAAAACAGCCACTCCGCAGAAACAATTAGTGCGGCTTTAACAAGTGGGTGATGCTAGAAGTGGTGTAGATACAAAATGTTTCTATATTACAGTGGTACAAAAATATTTTTGGTCTTAAAATTTTCCTGTTCTCTGTAATTTTTGTTTGCTCGATTGAATATGTAACTATGTTCATCAGTGGACACCTCTTCTGAAAAGAGCTGATTCAAAATGTGTAAAAACTACAAAAGTAGTCGAGCATAAAATGGTTATAAATTGAACAACTTTGAGTATGTGTTTTTTTTACACTTTATGAAGCAATCAATGAAACCTCCATGAACCATCCTGGATTTTTCAATGTGTTCCAGGATACAAATGGATAGGGTATTAGACTAGTATTGATCATCAGTAGGTTAATGGATGTGATTATATATACTAATAAAAGTTTAAATTCTTCAACCGGGTAATTTGGATTATTTttgatttctttctttcttttgcaGCTTTCTTTGACTAGATCAAACTCTTTGGCAGACACTTCATATTTTCAGAAGTAAGACCcatttttaataaaaaataatcTGCTCCCTTGAAATTAAATCTGCTGTGCGGTGTTGAAAGAAAGTTAATGTTGACTGTGACTCTGATGTAAAGTTCAGGGACGATACGAATCTGTAATAGTGAGCCTGTAGAGTTTTGCGCACACTACTTTTCTTCAAACAATGGAATGATTACATGTTTCAGGGAGTTTGATTTTCATTTTATGTATTTTACACTGAAAGTAGGTAAACTATGTTCATTTCTTTGTTTTCCAAACAGAAAAATGGTTGTCTTAAACAAGCAAGACAATGAAACTTTTGGATTTGAGATTCAGGTGAGCAATTTGCTGCAGGTATTGTGTTTGAGGTTTCCAAGATATAACTTAAAAGTGGATTTTACTACTTGTTTCTGTAGTAGCGGACTTATTTTTTGCTTTCTACTGACAGACCCATGGAATAGGCCAGCAAAATGCAAATGCATTGGAGATGTACACTTGTGTGTGCAAGGTGCATGAGAACAGTCCCTCCCATGTTGCAGGGCTGAAAGCTGGTAAGTATTCACTTCCTCTTTTGGTCTGCTTGGTTCTGCCTTTCTCACGGATGTGCACGAAACGCATGTAGTCCATTACACCGCTTCCTACACCTGTATGACAACCACTGTTTTTTTGTTTAATAGGTGATATGCTCGTTAACATTAATGGAGTGGACACTGAGGGGTTTAGTCATCAAGAAATTGTAGACCTAATTAAGTCATCTGGTAATTTATTAAGGTAAGCGTGAATATAAATGTGTTTTCTGATTTCCAGGGCAGTCCTCTGTTTCTGTTACCAACAGCAGTTTCAATTTTGCCAAATCAAGCACTGTGACAATGCTTTCTCAGGGGTCTAGCATGCTCATTAAAATGGTGGGATTCACTGAGGTTATAGAGTGAATGGAATTTCGGAAGGTGATGTGATTGCTGAAAGCATTTTATTTTCTGGCTTCTGACTGGGACCACACCACAAGTGTGAGGTCATTGAGTGCAGGGAAATTTGCTGCAACCCTTGTAATAAAGAGAAGATTCACAACGTGAAAAATTGTTCTGTCTTGAATCTTTAAAATTGGAGAACCCTTCAGTGGTGTATTAGCTGAAATGTGATTTTCACTCATCCTATTCCAGCTTGTTAAAATAGCAGCTTATGATATTTGTAAATGACATCACTGTAGTGGCGTTGGCACGCCATCAAACATAGTTGGGTTCGAAACACATTTCTCATTTTAAAAAAGCAAAACAAAAAAACTATACTACCTCAGTTTGTATTTGGTTCCAGGAGATTCTCCTCTTCCCCGAGCTCATTTAGATTTATTCTGGTCAGTGGTACAACTTACACTTAATCAGAAACATGTCTTGGATTTTGGAATGACCATGAGGCTACCAGCACTTGCCATTATTTAGAAAGTAAATTGTGCAGTAgtttctgtccacacacacacacacacacgtgtagttAAACTTGGATATCAGAAAGTTGCTCTCAATTTACCCTATTCTTCCGCAAGCTTTGCTACACTGATACTTTGCCAAAAGAGCATACTTTAAACCACATGAACGGTGTGAAGTTGTGGTACTTGCCTACCTGTTAGATACCCCAATATACACGCTGGGGGATACCCCAATATACATGCTGGAGAAAGTTAACAGTTGTCCATTCAAGTTTCAGTGAACTTTTAATGGTCTGGTACTCAATCTCCCTGGCACTGAAAATTCAGCTTTATAAATGTGATGTCTCATTCCTTAAGATTTTCATTTACTGTTGGAGATCTTTTTTATAAAAAAGTGTAGATTTTTTTCAACCTTTTTCTTTGTCTCTCCATTAATCTCCATCAAATCTTTTTTTATTTTGTTCTCCTCTGTTCATGATTTTAAATGGAATGAAATACTCTAACATGCACATCCTGGTTTTGGACATTGCATGTCTCAGTAagcattcttcaatctgattggttgaagaGCCACACTGCTTGCATAGGTCCCAGATCACCTGTAAAGTGTACCTTGCTGAAATGGCACTCTATCCTCTAAAATTGCCATTCAAAACCCACCAAAGCTGCAAGCACAATAAATGGCGAGCAAAATCTGGGCATTAAGTGCTCCTGTTCCATTCTGGAAGTGCCTATTGAGTGTTGTCCACTCAAACACTCCTGAACCTTCTGTACCAATTAAGGTTGTATAATTCTTTATTTTTGATTTTGAACCCAAAAACAGGAGCTGCAAAAAGCACATTCAACCTGAATGATTGCAAAGTAATGTGATTACTCATCGAGCATGATTGTTTGCTTGACCTCAGCCCACCTGAtgctgaaaccttcattcatgCTTTTCTCATTTCAAGACCTCTTGATTCCAATAATGTACTGCGCAAACTTTCATCCTTCATGCTCTGCAAGCTTCAGTTTGTCCAAATATCTGGTGCAAAAATCTTACCCCACGTCAGATCACTGCTGCCACTTCATATCTTTCTTGCTGACCTAGATTAATTCCCAGTCGTCCAAGGTCTATGATTAAAAATGTTCAtccttccatttaaatctgatcatGATCTTGCCAACCCCTATTtttgatttataaaaaaaaaaaaaaatttaaagtacccattttttttgccaattaaggagtATTttgtgtgaccaattcacctaccctgcacatctttgggttgtggggttgagatccacacagacacaggaaacgtgcaaactccacacacagtaacCTGGGGCCGGTATAGAAGCCGGGTCCTCCGTGCGTGAGGCATcagttgctaaccactgtgccaccctactgcCCGGCGACCCCTATTTGTGTGACCTGCGCCAGCCCCACTTCaactagaacatagaaaaatacagcacagaacaggcccttcggcccacgatgttgtgccgaacctttgtcctagattaatcatagattatcattgaatttacagtgcagaaggaggccattcggcccattgagtctgcaccggctcttcgaaagagcaccctacccaaactcaacacctccacccaacaccaagggcaattttggacactatgggtaatttatcatggccaatccacctaacctgcacatctttggactatgggaggaatccggagcacccggaggaaacccaagcagacactgggagcatgtgcagactccgcacagacagtgacccaagccggaatcgaacctgggtcctggagctgtgaagcaattgtgctatccacaatgctaccatgctgcccttaagaacaaataaatctacactatatcattttaccgtaatccatgtacctatccaatagctgcttgaaggtccctaatgtttccgactcaactacttccacaggcagtgcattccatgcccccactactctctgggtaaagaacctacctctgacatccccccccccccccccccccctatatcttccaccattcaccttaaatttatgtccccttgtaatggtttgttccacccggggaaaaagtccctgactgtctatctattcccctgatcatcttataaacctctatcaagtcgcccctcatccttctccgttctaatgagaaaaggcctagcaccatcaacctttcctcgtaagacctactctccattccaggcaacatcctggtaaatctcctttgcaccttttccaaagcttccacatccttcctaaaatgaggcgaccagaactgtacacagtactccaaatgaggccttaccaaagttttgtacagctgcatcatcacctcacggctcttaaattcaatccctctgttaatgaacgctagcacaccataggccttcttcacagctctatccacttgagtggcaactttcaaagatgtatgaacatagaccccaagatcgctctgctcctccacattgccaagaactctaccgttaaccctgtattccgcattcatatttttccttccaaaatggacaacctcacacttttcagggttaaactccatctgccacttctcagcccagctctgccatcctatttatgtctctttgcagccgacaactgccctcttcactatccacaactccaccaatcttcgcatcgtctgcaaatttactgacccacccttcaactccctcatccaagtcattaatgaaaatcacaaacagcagaggatgcTGAACTCTTCATTCCTCTGActctggcctcctctgtaccttctcAGCCTTGTCCTACTGCTGACAGCCTGCAATCTGGATTTTTGTCTCGGAGGCAGGAAGCAGGAGCTGGGTCTGCTTTTGTGTCGGAAACCTGCCCCCTGTGAGAAACTGACTTAAGTTCAGATTTTTGAGGGGTGAGCCCTTGATTGATATGAAGAAAGGTTCCCTATCCAATTAAGACTGGTAGGGGCAGGAATGGAGGTGAGTGAGAGGAAGTGAGGTGATTATCAGTCACCTACAGCAGATAGCACTGAGACAGCTGATTGTTTATGCCAAAGCTTTTCACTATATCACAGGGAAGCAAGATGCCACAAGGAAGTTGGAGGCTTTGCACtcaagggggaggggagtgaagccCTCTTCAGGTGGGATGGAGGTGGAGGCCACCTTGTCATTCAGCGGTGGCTCATTCTTTTCAGAATCACCTCCTTCCGCCTCCAATTCGTCCTCCTCTTGCTTTCTGCTCCTCCTCTGATGAATTGTCCCCATCCAGGGCCATCCTTCTGGAGGGCCATATTATGGAAAGCACAGCAGACAACCACAATGACTGAAACATTTGCAGGAGGGTATTGAAGGGTACCATCTGATCACCCTCTGAGCCCGTAATGTCCCATCAGTTTTGAATCTGATATGCTGCCCAGCCTTGGCGAAGAGGGCATCTTTCACCTGGATGATGCACCAATGTGCAGCCACCTGTGAGACTGAGGTCTGCACTGGTTCTTAAACATGCCCAGGTTTATATGCCTCTGCCTTTAAATCCTGTGCTCGGGGTAGTTCCTTTTTTGTGGTCCTCATTCTTTTCACCTGGCCTCTTGATGCCTGGCACGCTGGCAGTGGTCTTTGAGTTCCCAGAGTGTAGCACTCATTTCCATCTTCATCCTTCCTGGTGCTGAGTTGAGTTGGGTCCAAACAGCCATGCCCACTACGCCAAAGCCCAATTCCAGGAGGGTGACAACACCCTGAAGTGGCAAAATTCTTAATTCTTTCCCCTTTAACCTTTGATAAACATGCACACTTAAACCTTTTTGAAACGTTGCTAGCCTCCTGTGACATATTCCCCGCATGCCTTCAGCTGCTCTGAGACAGACATCTCCTGAACACTGCTgcacacacacaaaatcatagTTTCTAGAGATGTGCTTTTTTAACAAACCCTTCGTGAGATTAATTAGCCTGGTAAGAAGTGAGGGCGGGTTCAGAGGCTCACGCTTCACCTGCCCTCACAAATATCGCTGGTGTAAGAAACGGAGGTGTGACATGAAACTGCACGACATCGCCACCATTTTTCTGCTGCCTTGCTCCCttctggcccgaaatgggccatGAAGATCCAGCCCCTAAGCTCCAGGCTTCCTCCGCACCTTTGCATCCCTCGCTTCCCTGAAAACCATTGTCAAAGCTTGCTACTTTTACCAATATTTTTTTCAACTCTCCTGCCTATCTCTGACAATAAGCATTGAAAGGAAATAGGTTTGGGTGATCATCTCTCCAGTGGTCTTGAATCTACCATTTTTATTTTTGTTCCCGTCTCCTCATCAAAATATTTCTTAATCACCATTGATTCTCAGAAACCCTTTCACTTAATGAAAACCCATCATCATTTTGTGTTTTGGCCTTTTATGCTAATAACAATGCCCATAATGTAATGTCATTTATGTGGCATTCTTTTTATTTGCTGCATTTAGAAATAAAAGTGTTTGGAACATGGCTGATGCTGATATCCTTAGTTACCTGTGAAGGCAATTGGCCTTCTTATAATCCTTGTGGTGTGAGATAGGGAATTCTCAGAATAATGAATGAATTCTGATTAATATCCAGGTCAGGATggttgtgacttggagaggaagttCAGATGTGTTCACATGATATTTCTACTCGGTCCATCTTGGTGGTTGAGTTGGATTTAATGTAAACCTGGtgcattgctgcagtgcatcccgtTGAAAGTGCATACTTCAGCCACTATAcatcagtgggtgagggggtggatgtCTTTTAAGCATGAGCTTGCGTCAGTGCTTTCTCTGTTTACACCTGAACtttaccactttttaaaaaaaaaaaaaaaatctattttacaGCGTGTTGACCATAAATAAAGACACTGCCAAAAGAAGTGAACTTGAAAGAAAATTGCATTTTTTAAAGGTATGTTTCCCAAACTTTTGCTATATGTCAGTTCCACTGTGAAATAATAAGGACAAACAATTAATTCAGCTGCATACTTGCAAGATGAAAATGAAAGCTGCATGAGTTCATTATCTGGTAAAACTCATTTTGAGAGTTCAGTGAATATAAGTAAAAGTAATTATTCATGTTGTAGTAATGTGTGCAGCTGATCGAGGCAACATTTTGGCTCAACTCAGTTTTTCAGCTGGTTTGCATTTTTCCTTCCTGTAAAAATTTGCACCGGGTCCAGGTACTAGTTGTTGAAATAAACTTGCTCACTGTGGTAGCACGGGGTGAGCCCTCGTGGTTCACATGACCGACTTTGGGCCAAACAGGTGGGATTGTGTGAAGTGCGACCAATGGGGATGAAGCACGTGGCCCCGGGCAGAGTGGTCCCTGGAACCAGCGAGTGAAGTACTGTTTAGTGACTCTGGCCTGTGTGTAGTTTACCTTTACTTGAAAGATTACTTTTTTTAacatagttttaaaaaaaaaaaacaattttcaaTTGAGGGGAAATtcgcacggccgatccacctaccctgcacatctttgggttgtgggggtgagatccacgcagacatggggagaaaactccacacggacagtgacccggggccaggatcgaacctgggtcctcggcgccgtgaggtggcagtgttgaACATATTTGATAATTTCTTCAATGTTATTTGATAATGGTTAATTAATGATACTGAAGATATCCCACTAGTACTTGGCTAGCACTTTGTGGAAATTTATCGAAACATCTCAAACTATGATGCTGCACAAAGATTTCAGTAAAGCTTCTCTGCAGAGAGCTTCTGTATTTTTACACTTTGATCAACATTGTCTTCTTGTATCTCTTAGAAAGCGCTTCAAGGGAAATGGGTGGAGTACCGATCACTTATGCTACAGGAACAACGCCTAGTTCATGGTAAGTTTCTACTGGGAAACCACAATGTAACATCATTTTAAAGCTAGTGTAAATTTTTAAAATTCTAATTGGAAACCTTACCATGTTATGATGTGTATAAAATGAAGAAGCAAATGGGACGATTAAAAGGTCTTTGTAAATTCTATATAATTCATCGAGGTGAAGGGATCTCACCACCAGTAAATGAACATGATTACACCTTGTGCATTTAGTGCACATTTAAAACGCCCAGAGCACCTAGAGCACGGAAGGATGTAGAGTAAAGCTTCTGCTGTCGTCTTGAAAAATATGTGCTAACTCAGTCTTGGCAAGTGACTCTTAATGAACcagtttgatttttttttctcccccatacAAACCATCCTACTGTTTTTTTCTTTTGGTGACATTTCTCATTTGGTGCCATTTGTGGGGTAGGACTGTATTCCTAAGGAACTGAAATGAAATTTTCCAAACTCGCTTCCCACAGGACCCTTACAATCAGCAGCTAGGTACTGCAGTCAGTCTGTATAGAATTTAAACCAAGGCTCTGCATATAAAAGAAAAGCAATTTCACCATCTTAAATTTGTAAGAGTGCATGCAATCAGGAATTATGGACTTTATCATAACGGCAACATATTAAGCTTAGCTTTTCAGCAGTAAGTGTTTTATTTGATGAGTCTGTAATTGGCTGGGTGCAGTTGGGTCTGGCACCCATCCAGTGTAAGGGCTGAATTTTGTTCTGGAGGTCAGTTCTGTGGCCCC
This genomic window from Scyliorhinus torazame isolate Kashiwa2021f chromosome 2, sScyTor2.1, whole genome shotgun sequence contains:
- the cytip gene encoding cytohesin-interacting protein; this encodes MTLQSVLQINGNANYMAAKSSPSGYDSYSEISNRSFTDETDNKRLQMVASTLGTLPRGRRQLSLTRSNSLADTSYFQKKMVVLNKQDNETFGFEIQTHGIGQQNANALEMYTCVCKVHENSPSHVAGLKAGDMLVNINGVDTEGFSHQEIVDLIKSSGNLLSVLTINKDTAKRSELERKLHFLKKALQGKWVEYRSLMLQEQRLVHGLLRNNSTAEAADSLLYDNIAIFGSAMRNKERVSSDSSCRSQLSLMTDDSEDCDFQLSVFDDLAIGNHYRRSSMDEECFFHRETDMFTSKRQLSRSRSISVTSSGSGHKSPSWDSSCGTIPRKTRKSSVRKRLLKFIPGLNRAVEEDESHF